The Setaria italica strain Yugu1 chromosome IX, Setaria_italica_v2.0, whole genome shotgun sequence genome has a window encoding:
- the LOC101762024 gene encoding probable nucleolar protein 5-2 produces MLVLFETPAGFALFKVLDEGKLDKVEDLWKEFTTSDSARRVVELKAFNKFENTSDALSAATLIIDGKPSKGLRKFLQKHCEGETLAVADSKLGNAIKEKLKIDCLHNSAVMELMRGLRNQLTELITGLGAQELGPMSLGLSHSLSRYKLKFSPEKVDTMIIQAIGLLDDLDKELNTYAMRVREWYGWHFPELTKIVTDNIQYAKVVKMMGDRANAVNLDFSEILSDEEVEAQIKEAAVISMGTEVSDLDLLNIRELCDQVLALSEYRAQLFDYLKSRMNTIAPNLTALVGELVGARLIAHGGSLVNLAKQPGSTIQILGAEKALFRALKTKHATPKYGLIYHASLIGKASQKHKGKISRSLAAKTALAIRCDALGDGEDNSIGTESRLKLETRLQVLENKEFGKSAGSTKGKPKIEVYEKDRKKGAGALITPAKTYNPATDVVLGQSTEETPKKSELASKKRKHHEAEAAQTTEPAAEAIQEDGDQERKKKKKKDKETEATPVAAADGEKKKKKKSKESEEPAVAAAEGEKKKKKKKSDVDGEDVVLQTAESGKKDKKKKKKKHADDE; encoded by the exons ACACATCTGACGCTCTGTCTGCTGCGACCCTGATTATTGATGGCAAGCCTAGCAAGGGTCTGCGCAAGTTCTTGCAGAAGCACTGTGAGGGTGAAACATTAGCTGTTGCTGATTCCAAGCTTGGAAATGCTATAAAGGAAAAGCTG AAAATTGACTGCCTTCACAATAGTGCTGTGATGGAGCTGATGAGAGGGCTGAGAAATCAGCTCACTGAGCTTATAACTGGGCTGGGTGCACAAGAACTTGGTCCGATGAGCCTGGGACTGTCCCACAGCCTGTCTAGGTATAAGCTGAAGTTCAGTCCCGAGAAG GTTGATACCATGATCATTCAGGCCATTGGCTTATTGGATGATCTTGACAAAGAGCTTAACACTTATGCTATGAGGGTTCGTGAATGGTATGGTTGGCACTTTCCTGAGCTCACTAAAATAGTCACAGATAACATACAGTATGCAAAAGTTGTGAAGATGATGGGCGACAGAGCTAATGCAGTCAACCTTGATTTCTCTGAG ATACTGTCAGATGAAGAGGTGGAAGCACAGATAAAGGAGGCGGCAGTAATATCCATGGGAACAGAAGTTAGCGACCTTGACTTGTTaaatatcagagagctatgtgatcaagtgttggctCTTTCTGAGTACAGAGCCCAGCTGTTTGACTATTTAAAAAGCAGGATGAACACTATTGCTCCCAATCTGACCGCACTGGTGGGTGAATTAGTTGGTGCTCGCCTTATTGCGCACGGTGGCAGTTTGGTAAATTTAGCCAAGCAGCCTGGTAGCACAATCCAGATACTCGGTGCAGAGAAG GCTTTATTCAGAGCTCTAAAGACGAAGCATGCTACACCTAAGTACGGCCTCATCTACCATGCATCCTTAATTGGCAAGGCATCTCAAAAGCACAAGGGAAAGATCTCTCGTTCTCTTGCTGCGAAAACTGCTCTTGCCATACGGTGTGATGCCCTTGGTGATGGTGAGGACAACTCCATTGGCACTGAGAGTCGACTCAAG CTTGAGACACGGCTTCAAGTTCTGGAGAACAAAGAATTTGGGAAATCTGCTGGTTCCACAAAGGGAAAGCCTAAGATAGAAGTGTATGAAAAGGACCGGAAGAAGGGAGCTGGGGCTTTAATTACTCCTGCTAAG ACATACAACCCTGCCACTGATGTCGTACTAGGACAATCCACTGAAGAAACACCAAAGAAGTCAGAATTGGCTTCAAAGAAGAGGAAACATCATGAGGCGGAGGCTGCACAGACAACAGAGCCTGCAGCGGAAGCAATCCAGGAGGATGGTGatcaggagaggaagaaaaagaagaagaaggacaaggaaaCCGAGGCGACTCCAGTGGCTGCTGCTGAtggtgagaagaaaaagaaaaagaagtccAAGGAGAGCGAGGAGCCTGCTGTGGCTGCCGCCGAaggcgagaagaagaagaaaaagaagaaatctGATGTGGATGGTGAGGATGTTGTACTGCAAACTGCAGAGTCTGGTAAGAAagacaagaagaaaaagaagaagaagcacgCTGATGATGAGTGA
- the LOC101762842 gene encoding probable serine/threonine-protein kinase At1g54610, producing the protein MGCVHGRPSAPSPDRPPPQPPEPAAPAPPQEAAAAATAAGKPEQPAEKPARRERRSRSSRPAPGGSFANRARGEQVAAGWPAWLSAVAGEAIDGWTPRRADSFEKIDKIGQGTYSNVYKARDTVSGKIVALKKVRFDNLEPESVRFMAREILILRRLDHPNVVKLDGLVTSRMSCSLYLVFEYMEHDLAGLAASPDIKFTEPQVKCYMHQLLSGLEHCHDRGVLHRDIKGSNLLLDNNGMLKIADFGLASFFDPDRKQPMTSRVVTLWYRPPELLLGATDYGVGVDLWSAGCILAELLAGRPIMPGRTEVEQLHKIFKLCGSPTEEYWKKSKLPHATIFKPQQPYKRRIRETFKDFPQSALQLIETLLAIDPADRLTATAALRSDFFTTEPFACEPSSLPKYPPSKEIDAKRRDEEARRLRAAAGRANGDGSKKTRTRDRPKAVPAPEANAELQVNIDKRRFVTHANAKSKSEKFPPPHQDGAVGVPLDSSNHMDPLYEPPDPSSFSTVFTYEKGAVPTWSGPLADPAAVANQKRKHKSRSSKQPATARAR; encoded by the exons ATGGGCTGCGTCCACGGCCGCCCCTCCGCGCCCAGCCCCgatcgcccgccgccgcagccgcccgagccggccgcccccgcgccgccgcaggaggccgccgcggctgcgactGCTGCCGGGAAGCCGGAGCAGCCGGCGGAGAAGCCAGCGCGGCGGGAGAGGCGCTCCCGCTCGTCGCGTCCCGCCCCCGGCGGGAGCTTCGCGAACAGGGCGCGCGGGGAGCAGGTCGCCGCCGGTTGGCCCGCCTggctctccgccgtcgccggcgaggccatCGACGGCTGgaccccgcgccgcgccgactCCTTCGAGAAGATCGACAAG ATCGGGCAGGGCACGTACAGCAACGTGTACAAGGCGCGCGACACGGTGAGCGGCaagatcgtggcgctcaagaaGGTGCGCTTCGACAACCTCGAGCCCGAGAGCGTCCGCTTCATGGCGCGCGAGATCCtcatcctccgccgcctcgaccaCCCCAACGTCGTCAAGCTCGACGGCCTCGTCACCTCCCGCATGTCCTGCAGCCTCTACCTCGTCTTCGAGTACATGGAGCACGACCTCGCCGGCCTCGCTGCCAGCCCGGACATCAAGTTCACCGAGCCACAG GTTAAGTGCTACATGCATCAGTTGCTGTCGGGTCTGGAGCACTGCCACGACCGAGGGGTGCTACACCGCGATATCAAGGGTTCGAACCTGCTTTTGGACAACAATGGCATGCTGAAGATTGCCGATTTTGGTTTGGCATCGTTCTTCGACCCAGACCGTAAgcagccgatgacgagccgggTGGTGACCCTATGGTACCGGCCGCCGGAGCTGCTTCTAGGTGCGACGGATTATGGGGTGGGTGTGGACCTGTGGAGCGCAGGGTGTATCCTGGCTGAGTTGCTGGCTGGGAGGCCAATTATGCCGGGACGAACAGAG GTGGAACAGCTGCATAAAATTTTTAAGTTATGTGGCTCCCCAACAGAAGAATATTGGAAAAAGTCGAAGCTGCCTCACGCAACAATATTTAAGCCTCAGCAGCCATACAAAAGGCGAATAAGAGAGACATTTAAAGATTTTCCGCAATCAGCACTGCAGTTGATTGAGACACTACTTGCAATTGATCCAGCTGATCGGTTAACAGCGACGGCTGCATTAAGAAGTGAT TTCTTTACAACTGAACCTTTCGCATGTGAACCGTCAAGTCTCCCAAAATACCCTCCAAGCAAAGAAATAGATGCAAAACGAAGAGACGAAGAAGCCAGACG TTTAAGAGCTGCTGCTGGTAGAGCTAATGGTGATGGATCCAAGAAGACAAGAACACGTGATCGACCTAAGGCAGTTCCAGCTCCAGAGGCAAATGCTGAACTTCAAGTAAATATTGAT AAAAGAAGGTTCGTCACTCATGCAAATGCTAAAAGCAAGAGTGAAAAGTTCCCTCCCCCACACCAAGATGGCGCGGTTGGCGTCCCTTTAGATTCTTCAAATCATATGGACCCATTATACGAACCCCCAGACCCGTCTTCCTTCAGTACTGTGTTCACTTACGAGAAAGGAGCTGTGCCTACTTGGTCTGGGCCATTGGCTGATCCTGCTGCAGTGGCAAACCAAAAGCGGAAGCACAAGTCACGCTCATCGAAGCAACCAGCCACTGCCCGTGCTCGGTAA
- the LOC101782568 gene encoding uncharacterized protein LOC101782568 encodes MLVKKNGSWCMYVDYTSLNKVCPKLPPDRDEGITPADDLFHHSVWRVLLCHDAVGLKNTGSTYHRCINHCLDHLVRDIVEVYIDDIIVKSRKTEQLITNLRDTFECLRHYNIKLNLEKCAFEVPKGKLLGFIVSERGIEANPEKITTIRNLGPITNLKGTQKLIGCLASLSRFMQRLGERGMPLYKLLKKFVQFHWNKEAQEAFTKLQASFASPPTLVSPTLEEPLLLYIAATTQVVSATLIVEREEPEHALNVQRSVYFIREVLSYMKLDEKFDDLKLHHVLSHDNLTTDFLAKLVSNREHAPLGVFDNDAHELLIKLAKAPTPALDASHPEPAAELAAGAKMGAPNLKVVALEPSWTMPFLNYLLRDTLPTDANKARRLVRHMKASMVDWEELYKCSPSGILQKSIPTDQGRELLLKKHVGICGYHAAPSSDKASTGPWWWQTPSRSFAPAKVWGLDLIGPFKRVPGDYTHLLIAADKFTKWIKVKPITKFMRRKFLRFYDEYHIRVDLALVSYPRTNGQVKRTNGMVLQGLKPRIFDGLKKFAGRWTREVPAVLWSLRMTPNRSTGFTPFFVVYGAEAALPTNLDYGAPRVKAYDESRSEEARQDALDQLDETRDVVLLQSAKYQQALRRYHSMNVRGCAFQVIELVLRRVQTSHGKHKLTPP; translated from the exons ATGCTAGTGAAGAAGAATGGCTCATGGTGCATGTATGTGGACTACACAAGCCTAAACAAGGTGTGCCCCAAG CTACCACCAGATCGTGATGAAGGAATCACACCAGCTgacgacctctttcatcactcCGTTTGGCGTGTACTTTTATGTCACGATGCTGTCGGGCTCAAGAACACGGGCTCCACGTACCATAGGTGCATAAACCACTGCCTCGACCACCTGGTCAGGGATATAGTGGAGGTCTACATTGATGACATCATCGTCAAATCCCGCAAGACTGAGCAGCTCATCACCAACCTAAGAGACACATTTGAGTGCCTCCGCCACTACAACATCAAACTCAACCTGGAGAAATGTGCCTTCGAGGTGCCCAAGGGCAAGCTCTTGGGCTTCATCGTTTCCGAGCGTGGCATCGAGGCTAACCCGGAGAAGATCACCACCATCAGAAACTTGGGGCCGATCACCAATCTCAAGGGCACTCAGAAGCTAATAGGATGCCTGGCCTCCTTGAGTCGCTTCATGCAGCGGCTCGGAGAGCGTGGCATGCCTCTATACAAGCTCTTGAAGAAATTCGTCCAGTTCCACTGGAACAAAGAGGCGCAAGAGGCCTTCACCAAGCTCCAAGCCTCTTTTGCCTCACCTCCGACCTTGGTCTCGCCGACCCTAGAAGAGCCCCTGCTGCTCTACATTGCCGCGACCACACAAGTGGTCAGCGCGACGCTCATCGTGGAGCGCGAGGAGCCTGAGCACGCCCTCAATGTGCAGAGGTCGGTATACTTCATCCGCGAAGTACTATCCTACATGAAG CTTGATGAGAAGTTCGACGACCTCAAGCTTCACCATGTCCTCAGCCATGATAACCTCACCACCGATTTCTTAGCGAAGCTCGTGTCGAACCGCGAGCATGCCCCGCTAGGAGTCTTCGACAATGATGCCCACGAGCTGTTGATCAAGCTCGCCAAGGCACCCACCCCTGCGCTCGATGCAAGCCACCCCGAGCCGGCAGCGGAGCTAGCCGCAGGGGCCAAGATGGGTGCCCCCAACCTCAAGGTCGTGGCGCTTGAGCCAAGCTGGACCATGCCCTTCCTCAACTACCTATTGCGGGACACCCTCCCCACCGACGCCAATAAGGCGCGCCGCCTCGTGAGACACATGAAGGCCTCTATGGTCGACTGGGAGGAGCTCTACAAGTGTAGCCCATCAGGTATCCTCCAAAAGTCCATTCCCACTGACCAGGGGCGGGAGCTACTTCTGAAGAAACATGTCGGCATCTGCGGCTACCACGCGGCCCCGAGTTCCGAtaaggcttctactggcccatggtgGTGGCAGACGCCCAGCAGATCATTTGCtcctgcgaagg TGTGGGGCCTTGACCTGATCGGGCCCTTCAAAAGAGTGCCTGGGGACTACACCCACCTCCTCATAGCGGcagacaaattcaccaaatggatcaaggTGAAGCCCATCACCAAG TTCATGAGAAGGAAATTCCTGCGCTTCTACGATGAATACCACATCAGGGTCGACTTGGCCTTAGTGTCCTACCCACGCACCAACGGGCAGGTCAAGCGGACTAATGGCATGGTCTTGCAAGGCCTCAAGCCTCGCATCTTCGATGGGCTCAAGAAGTTCGCGGGGCGGTGGACACGTGAGGTACCCGCAGTGCTCTGGAGCCTAAGGATGACCCCAAATAGGTCCACGGGTTTCACACCCTTCTTTGTGGTATACGGTGCGGAGGCTGCCCTCCCCACCAACCTCGACTACGGGGCGCCACGTGTCAAAGCGTACGATGAGTCAAGGTCGGAGGAGGCCCGCCAGGATGCGCTTGACCAGCTCGACGAGACGCGAGATGTGGTGCTCCTCCAATCTGCCAAGTACCAACAAGCCCTCCGACGCTACCACAGCATGAACGTACGAGGCTGTGCCTTCCAGGTCATAGAGCTGGTCCTCCGAAGGGTCCAGACATCCCATGGCAAGCACAAGCTCACGCCACCATAG
- the LOC101782157 gene encoding uncharacterized protein LOC101782157, which translates to MDYPDHIGVLGRLPLLVAPIITNSCLSKVLMDGGSILNIMYIAILDEMKIPRSELQPTGAPFHRVILGKQAVPLGRIDMPVTFSTRANLCTEILTFEVVNFEGSYHAIFGRPCYVKFMVTPNYTYLKLKIPKPHGVITISANHEFTLLCDVKNCKLATHTIRSLEFFEIQQITQEVASDSNKASTLGAFKPTEDAKVIQFDPEDSNKVVWISTALSTK; encoded by the coding sequence ATGGATTACCCCGACCACATAGGGGTGCTCGGGAGGCTTCCTCTCTTGGTGGCCCCGATCATCACCAATTCTTGCTTGTCCAAGGTCCTCATGGACGGGGGCTCCATcctcaacatcatgtacataGCCATCCTAGACGAGATGAAGATCCCGAGGTCGGAGCTCCAACCAACTGGGGCACCCTTCCACAGGGTCATCCTGGGGAAGCAGGCGGTTCCGCTAGGGCGGATTGACATGCCCGTCACATTTAGCACCCGCGCCAACTTATGCACTGAGATCCTCACCTTTGAAGTGGTCAACTTCGAAGGGTCCTACCACGCGATCTTCGGAAGGCCATGCTACGTCAAGTTTATGGTGACCCcgaactacacctacctcaagctcaaaaTTCCCAAGCCCCACGGCGTGATCACGATCAGCGCCAACCACGAGTTCACACTCCTTTGCGATGTGAAGAACTGTAAGCTAGCGACGCATACCATCCGCTCCCTCGAGTTCTTCGAGATCCAGCAAATCACGCAAGAGGTCGCCTCGGACTCCAACAAGGCTTCGACCTTGGGAGCCTTCAAGCCTACGGAGGACGCCAAGGTGATCCAGTTTGACCCAGAGGACTCCAACAAGGTGGTGTGGATCAGCACCGCGCTGTCTACCAAATAG
- the LOC101762445 gene encoding probable nucleolar protein 5-2, with the protein MLVLFETPAGFALFKVLDEGKLDKVEDLWKEFTTSDSARRVVELKAFNKFENTSDALSAATLIIDGKPSKGLRKFLQKHCEGETLAVADSKLGNAIKEKLKIDCLHNSAVMELMRGLRNQLTELITGLGAQELGPMSLGLSHSLSRYKLKFSPDKVDTMIIQAIGLLDDLDKELNTYAMRVREWYGWHFPELTKIVTDNIQYAKVVKMMGDRANAVNLDFSEILSDEEVEAQIKEAAVISMGTEVSDLDLLNIRELCDQVLALSEYRAQLFDYLKSRMNTIAPNLTALVGELVGARLIAHGGSLVNLAKQPGSTIQILGAEKALFRALKTKHATPKYGLIYHASLIGKASQKHKGKISRSLAAKTALAIRCDALGDGEDNSIGTESRLKLETRLQVLENKEFGKSAGSTKGKPKIEVYEKDRKKGAGALITPAKTYNPATDVVLGQSTEETPKKSELASKKRKHHEAEAAQTTEPAAEAIQEDGDQERKKKKKKDKETEATPVAAADGEKKKKKKSKESEEPAVAAAEGEKKKKKKKSDVDGEDVVMQNEDSGKKDKKKKKKHADDE; encoded by the exons ATGTTGGTGCTATTCGAGACCCCCGCGGGGTTCGCCCTCTTCAAGGTGCTCGACGAGGGGAAGCTCGACAAGGTCGAG GATCTATGGAAGGAGTTCACGACATCCGACTCGGCGAGAAGG GTGGTTGAGCTTAAGGCTTTCAACAAGTTTGAGAACACATCTGACGCTCTGTCTGCTGCGACCCTGATTATTGATGGCAAGCCTAGCAAGGGTCTGCGCAAGTTCTTGCAGAAGCACTGTGAGGGTGAAACATTAGCTGTTGCTGATTCCAAGCTTGGAAATGCTATAAAGGAAAAGCTG AAAATTGACTGCCTTCACAATAGTGCTGTGATGGAGCTGATGAGAGGGCTGAGAAATCAGCTCACTGAGCTTATAACTGGGCTGGGTGCACAAGAACTTGGTCCGATGAGCCTGGGACTGTCCCACAGCCTGTCTAGGTATAAGCTGAAGTTCAGTCCTGATAAG GTTGATACCATGATCATTCAGGCCATTGGCTTATTGGATGATCTTGACAAAGAGCTTAACACTTATGCTATGAGGGTTCGTGAATGGTATGGTTGGCACTTTCCTGAGCTCACTAAAATAGTCACAGATAACATACAGTATGCAAAAGTTGTGAAGATGATGGGCGACAGAGCTAATGCAGTCAACCTTGATTTCTCTGAG ATACTGTCAGATGAAGAGGTGGAAGCACAGATAAAGGAGGCGGCAGTAATATCCATGGGAACAGAAGTTAGCGACCTTGACTTGTTaaatatcagagagctatgtgatcaagtgttggctCTTTCTGAGTACAGAGCCCAGCTGTTTGACTATTTAAAAAGCAGGATGAACACTATTGCTCCCAATCTGACCGCACTGGTGGGTGAATTAGTTGGTGCTCGCCTTATTGCGCACGGTGGCAGTTTGGTAAATTTAGCCAAGCAGCCTGGTAGCACAATCCAGATACTCGGTGCAGAGAAG GCTTTATTCAGAGCTCTAAAGACGAAGCATGCTACACCTAAGTACGGCCTCATCTACCATGCATCCTTAATTGGCAAGGCATCTCAAAAGCACAAGGGAAAGATCTCTCGTTCTCTTGCTGCGAAAACTGCTCTTGCCATACGGTGTGATGCCCTTGGTGATGGTGAGGACAACTCCATTGGCACTGAGAGTCGACTCAAG CTTGAGACACGGCTTCAAGTTCTGGAGAACAAAGAATTTGGGAAATCTGCTGGTTCCACAAAGGGAAAGCCTAAGATAGAAGTGTATGAAAAGGACCGGAAGAAGGGAGCTGGGGCTTTAATTACTCCTGCTAAG ACATACAACCCTGCCACTGATGTCGTACTAGGACAATCCACTGAAGAAACACCAAAGAAGTCAGAATTGGCTTCAAAGAAGAGGAAACATCATGAGGCGGAGGCTGCACAGACAACAGAGCCTGCAGCGGAAGCAATCCAGGAGGATGGTGatcaggagaggaagaaaaagaagaagaaggacaaggaaaCCGAGGCGACTCCAGTGGCTGCTGCTGAtggtgagaagaaaaagaaaaagaagtccAAGGAGAGCGAGGAGCCTGCTGTGGCTGCCGCCGAaggcgagaagaagaagaaaaagaagaaatctGATGTGGATGGTGAGGATGTTGTAATGCAAAATGAAGATTCTGGTAAGAAagacaagaagaaaaagaagaagcacgCTGATGATGAGTGA